The Thunnus albacares chromosome 11, fThuAlb1.1, whole genome shotgun sequence genome contains a region encoding:
- the LOC122992274 gene encoding ubiquitin carboxyl-terminal hydrolase 2-like: MFKMPRCLRKKNKVSVVEDESQPCSISSASSQKSSVEKPPGRTPWLHRLFGRPVKSEREREERGQRSGHQQRVTSSDAPANQQPEKKTRWRCRVFDCCRRNRRVAPAADDQGDDGEQRIPQKPQRSPVKATDGTLTADEVDEVVEFDALTEEEDEAVTKTEKKAANRKHELHRLTSFLLSGYRTLTNQDSSSNSAKTHHVRHGDVMTSQRLRGQQVDWFGFPNPAQICYMNSSLQSLFTLKDFITDIMCQVEVWGSVPQAELIRRLMNIALLHRSVDIRDKLQALFMFKSALSVQAQEFQDFNQKDAHELLTTLLDQMRSLSPALQEAAARVGRSYRCPVEDHFEFQMKNTRICKRCGARTTREEDFNNLSLDLVPGASVQQMLQDYLKETDLDFRCDCGANTSGQQSTFVNLPKVLMLHLKRFSFTPFLQLEKLRYPVELFRDPNTK, translated from the exons ATGTTTAAAATGCCTCGCTGTCTACGAAAG aaaaataaagtgtcAGTTGTGGAAGATGAGAGCCAGCCGTGCTCCATCTCTAGTGCGAG CAGTCAGAAGTCCTCTGTGGAGAAGCCACCAGGAAGGACTCCTTGGCTGCACAGACTGTTCGGTCGACCTGTG AAGAGcgaaagggaaagagaggaaaggggaCAACGCTCCGGCCACCAACAGAG AGTCACCTCCTCAGACGCTCCAGCCAACCAACAACCAGAGAAGAAGACTCGCTGGAGGTGCCGAGTCTTCGACTGCTGCAGA AGAAATCGACGAGTCGCTCCGGCTGCCGACGACCAGGGAGACGACGGAGAGCAGAGAATCCCTCAGAAACCTCAGAGGAG TCCTGTCAAAGCTACAGATGGGACTCTCACtgctgatgaggttgatgaggtGGTGGAGTTTGATGCTCTCACCGAGGAAGAGGACGAAGCTGTGAcgaagacagagaagaaagcaGCCAACAGAAAACATGAGCTGCACAGACTCacatctttcctcctctctgggTATCGGACACTGACCAACCAGGACTCGTCCTCCAACAG TGCCAAAACACATCACGTCCGTCATGGTGATGTCATGACCTCCCAGAGACTCAGAGGTCAGCAGGTCGACTGGTTTGG gttTCCCAATCCAGCTCAGATCTGCTATATGAACTCCAGCCTTCAGAGCCTGTTCACGCTGAAGGACTTCATCACAGACATCATGTGCCAGGTGGAGGTGTGGGGTTCAGTGCCTCAGGCTGAACTGATCAG AAGACTCATGAACATCGCGTTGCTTCACCGCTCCGTCGACATCCGTGACAAACTCCAGGCCCTCTTTATGTTCAAGAGCGCCCTCTCTGTCCAGGCTCAGGAGTTCCAGGACTTCAACCAGAAA gatGCTCATGAGTTGCTGACAACTCTCCTGGATCAGATGAGGAGTTTGTCGCCAGCGCTGCAGGAAGCAGCTGCCCGCGTGGGAAGAAGCTACAGGTGCCCCGTTGAAGACCACTTTGAGTTCCAGATGAAGAACACAAGGATCTGCAAGAG GTGTGGAGCCCGGACTACCAGAGAAGAGGACTTCAACAACCTGTCTCTGGACCTGGTGCCTGGAGCTTCAGTCCAGCAGATGCTCCAGGATTACCTGAAG GAGACAGACTTGGACTTCAGGTGTGACTGCGGTGCCAACACATCTGGCCAGCAGTCCACCTTTGTGAACCTTCCCAA GGTGCTGATGCTTCACCTGAAACGTTTCAGCTTCACTCCGTTCCTGCAGCTGGAGAAGCTTCGATACCCAGTGGAGCTGTTCAGAGA TCCAAATACAAAGTAA
- the LOC122992805 gene encoding ubiquitin carboxyl-terminal hydrolase 37-like: MWSVCTGVLYVCVVDCVPPQADGWYSLVSVISHLGSGGEQGHYISDGVHPDVELDDLADRWLIYNDSEVTETKGASVCERRQRDAYILFYQRRM, translated from the exons ATGTGGTCTGTGTGTACTggtgttttatatgtgtgtgttgttgactGTGTTCCTCCTCAGGCTGATGGTTGGTACAGTCTGGTGAGCGTCATCAGCCATTTAGGCTCTGGAGGGGAACAAG GACACTACATAAGTGACGGAGTGCACCCAGATGTGGAGCTGGATGACCTCGCTGACCGCTGGCTCATTTATAACGATTCAGAGGTCACAGAGACAAAGGGGGCCTCTGTCTGTGAGCGGCGGCAGCGAGATGCCTACATCCTTTTCTACCAAAGACGG ATGTAG
- the LOC122992804 gene encoding uncharacterized protein LOC122992804 has protein sequence MKRRQPPLTSSGVRRRARLSLEKRLHDIAEDCHLTSEQTVPRTDPCHSTNDTDGNNDCDSRVFPQVEDDNSDGLHTDIAWEEQVLVSESDAEAEFSDEHVSLLDSLSNWALQFSVSLVALTALLSLLRVYHPELPKDARTILKTQVNYKIQEKCGGLYHYSGILTALRNTLTRLIDNVADGFTFRLQVNIDGLPLFKSKNIQLWPILGLLLSVPMKEPVVLGLFCGGQKPNPADEFLRDFTHELQQLQEGFHFRGKKVFIKLDSVVCDTPARAFLKNTKAHNAYHGCDKCSQPGVYINRRMTFPINDYMLRTDSSFSERTDEDHHHEGPHGFSDLDIGMVIRFPLDYIHVACLGVMRRLLNIWLRGPLKFRFSSNLVDRISESLTQMCRYIPVEFARKPRSLRELDRWKATELKMTNSLVYRPCCSGTICRQ, from the coding sequence ATGAAAAGGAGGCAACCTCCATTAACAAGCTCTGGAGTCAGGCGGAGGGCCCGCTTATCACTTGAAAAACGACTCCATGACATTGCTGAAGACTGTCATTTAACATCAGAGCAGACAGTACCTAGGACAGACCCCTGCCACAGCACCAATGACACTGATGGCAACAATGACTGTGATTCTAGAGTCTTTCCTCAAGTGGAGGATGACAATTCAGACGGCCTTCACACAGACATAGCATGGGAAGAACAAGTACTTGTTTCAGAGTCTGATGCAGAAGCTGAATTTTCAGATGAGCATGTGAGCCTTTTGGACAGCTTGTCCAATTGGGCTCTACAGTTCAGTGTTTCTTTAGTAGCGCTCACAGCCCTCCTTAGTTTGTTAAGGGTGTACCACCCAGAACTCCCCAAAGATGCTAGGACTATCCTCAAAACACAAGTGAATTATAAAATCCAAGAAAAATGTGGTGGATTGTATCATTATAGCGGTATCTTGACAGCGCTTCGTAACACCTTAACTCGGCTGATTGACAATGTTGCTGATGGCTTTACATTTAGGCTGCAGGTTAATATTGATGGGTTACCATtgtttaaaagcaaaaatattcagttgtgGCCTATTTTAGGACTTCTGTTAAGTGTTCCAATGAAGGAACCTGTTGTTCTTGGCCTTTTTTGTGGTGGACAAAAACCAAATCCAGCCGATGAATTTTTGCGAGACTTCACACACGAGTTACAACAGCTACAGGAAGgatttcatttcagagggaaaaaagtGTTCATCAAACTGGATTCTGTTGTGTGTGATACACCTGCGagggcatttttaaaaaacacaaaggctCACAATGCATACCATGGATGTGATAAATGTTCCCAGCCAGGTGTTTACATTAACCGACGAATGACATTCCCCATAAATGATTACATGTTACGGACAGACTCATCATTTTCAGAGAGAACTGATGAGGACCATCACCATGAAGGACCTCATGGATTTTCTGATTTAGATATTGGTATGGTTATTCGGTTTCCCCTAGATTACATACACGTTGCATGTTTAGGTGTAATGCGTCGATTGTTAAACATTTGGCTGAGGGGCCCTTTGAAGTTTCGTTTCTCCTCTAATCTTGTAGACAGGATTTCAGAAAGTCTAACTCAGATGTGTAGGTATATACCAGTAGAGTTTGCAAGGAAACCAAGATCCCTCAGAGAGTTAGATCGTTGGAAAGCTACTGagttaaaaatgacaaattctcTTGTATACAGGCCCTGTTGTTCTGGCACCATATGTAGACAGTAA